In Metarhizium brunneum chromosome 3, complete sequence, a genomic segment contains:
- the Vps45 gene encoding Vacuolar protein sorting-associated protein 45, producing the protein MDVSQAISSYISKIVMPSGDASSTKMKILLLDRETISIVSTAVTQSSLLNHEVYLIDRLDNTGREKMRHLRCLCLLRPSSESIQLLIDELRDPKYGEYYLYFTNVAKKSSLERLAEADDHEVVKAVQEHFADYTVINSDLFSLSVSLPQWRIWGPNPDAWNADSLQRCSEGLLAVLLSLKKKPLIRYEKSSPLAKKLASELRYLMSQEEQLFEFRKVDTPPILLILDRREDPVTPLLTQWTYQAMVHHLLGIHNGRVDLSNVPDIRPELREIVLSQDQDPFFKKNMFLNFGDLGSTIKDYVEQYQSKTKNNANIESIADMKRFIEEYPEFRKLSGNVSKHVTLVSELSRRVSAQKLLEVSEVEQSLACNDNHNTDLKNIQNLIQTPDITANAKVGLVALYALRYHKQQSNAIPMLVDLLVAAGGVSPAQSSLVNKILAYHLSLHTSPSQGGISDIFDSAGIFSGASSRFKLKGVENVYTQHTSLLESTLQNLIKGRLREQQYPFVEGGGSTRDKPQDVIVFVVGGATYEEAKMITGINATTPGVRVVLGGTSILNAATFFNEVDDAVSSWPEVTGRR; encoded by the exons ATGGACGTCTCCCAGGCTATATCTAGCTACATCTCAAAGATCGTCATGCCCTCCGGAGACGCTTCTTCAACAAAAATGAAAATATTGCTTTTGGATAGGGAAACCATATCTATTGTTTCGACGGCCGTTACGCAATCATCATTACTGAATCACGAAGTATATCTCATTGATCGCCTGGACAATACCGGCCGCGAAAAAATGCGTCATCTTCGATGCCTGTGCCTCCTCCGCCCATCATCTGAGAGTATCCAACTTCTAATAGATGAGCTGCGCGATCCTAAATATGGCGAATATTATCTGTACTTCACGAACGTAGCGAAAAAGTCGTCCCTAGAACGACTTGCAGAGGCAGATGACCACGAGGTGGTGAAAGCTGTTCAGGAACACTTCGCCGACTATACGGTTATCAACTCTGATTTATTCTCACTCTCGGTATCTCTTCCACAGTGGCGTATATGGGGCCCAAATCCCGATGCCTGGAATGCGGATTCTCTTCAGAGATGTTCCGAAGGTTTGCTTGCAGTTTTATTGTCGTTGAAGAAAAAGCCACTCATCAGATATGAGAAAAGCAGCCCACTGGCTAAAAAACTGGCATCAGAGCTGCGCTATCTCATGTCCCAGGAAGAACAGCTTTTCGAGTTCCGAAAAGTTGACACGCCGCCGATTCTTCTGATTCTCGACAGGCGAGAGGATCCTGTGACACCATTACTTACTCAGTGGACATACCAAGCCATGGTTCACCACCTTTTGGGTATTCACAACGGCCGAGTTGACCTCAGCAATGTCCCAGACATACGGCCGGAGCTGAGGGAAATTGTCTTGtctcaagaccaagaccCCTTCTTCAAGAAAAACATGTTCCTAAATTTTGGCGATTTAGGTTCGACGATAAAGGACTATGTTGAGCAGTATCAGTCCAAGACGAAAAACAATGCCAATATCGAGTCGATAGCTGACATGAAGCGGTTTATTGAGGAATATCCCGAGTTTCGTAAGCTCTCGGGAAATGTCAGCAAGCATGTCACCCTCGTATCAGAGCTAAGTCGACGGGTATCGGCCCAAAAACTATTGGAGGTGAGCGAGGTTGAGCAAAGCCTTGCGTGCAATGACAATCATAATACGGATCTGAAG AATATCCAAAATCTAATTCAAACCCCCGACATCACGGCTAATGCCAAAGTTGGGCTGGTAGCACTATATGCTCTGCGCTATCACAAACAGCAATCCAATGCCATTCCCATGCTAGTAGATCTTCTAGTTGCAGCCGGCGGTGTCTCACCGGCACAGTCGAGCCTAGTTAACAAGATCCTCGCTTACCACCTATCTCTCCACACATCTCCATCTCAGGGCGGAATTTCCGACATATTTGACTCTGCGGGCATCTTCTCTGGTGCTTCAAGCAGATTCAAGCTAAAGGGTGTGGAAAACGTGTATACGCAACACACATCTCTTTTGGAAAGCACACTGCAGAATCTCATCAAGGGTCGCTTgagggaacaacaatatcCCTTCGTGGAAGGCGGGGGGTCAACAAGAGATAAGCCACAGGATGTAATTGTCTTTGTCGTGGGCGGCGCAACATATGAGGAGGCTAAGATGATCACCGGCATAAACGCAACAACGCCAGGGGTGAGGGTGGTTCTGGGTGGCACTTCTATCCTCAATGCGGCCACCTTCTTTAACGaagtcgacgatgccgtgAGCTCCTGGCCAGAAGTCACTGGCCGCAGATGA
- the MMM1 gene encoding Maintenance of mitochondrial morphology protein 1, whose translation MALEECPPRSEPTLSFTQGLVVGQLSVVLILAAFIKFFIFGDPPSSDVTASLRATERRSRTLAHKQSLLSLRSPSQRQSQHLKRKKSSVLRNPPTLTIGSILSKTYYNVDSHQPESLDWFNVLVAQTIAQFRSDAQHDDAILNSLTKALNGASRPDFIDDIRVTELSLGEDFPIFSNCRIIPVDEDGLGLGNGIKFDATAAARDGTRLQARMDVDLSDMLTLAVETKLLLNYPKKLSAVLPVALAVSVVRFSGTLSISFIPSNPSQSTPTMMTFSFLDDYRLDFSIRSLLGSRSRLQDVPKIAQLVEARLHRWFDERAVEPRFQEIALPSLWPRKKNTRGPDDTIVDGGLSISRSKGKDIGRDVRDEISWRKETSTEDRKWDMASLRHRNPVKDTDIPDIPGSPHSP comes from the exons atggctttAGAGGAATGTCCACCGAGGTCAGAGCCGAC GCTCTCATTCACACAGGGGCTCGTCGTAGGGCAACTGTCCGTAGTACTGATACTGGCTGCGTTTATTAAattcttcatctttggcGATCCACCGTCATCAGATGTAACAGCATCACTGCGTGCCACGGAAAGGAGGTCCAGAACACTCGCTCACAAGCAATCTCTTCTCAGTTTGCGCAGTCCGAGCCAAAGACAGAGCCAGCATTTGAAGCGCAAGAAGTCCAGTGTGCTACGGAACCCACCCACGCTCACCATTGGATCCATTTTGAGCAAAACTTACTACAACGTCGACAGCCACCAACCGGAAAGCCTGGATTGGTTCAATGTCCTTGTTGCTCAGACAATCGCTCAATTCCGAAGCGACGCAcaacatgatgatgccaTTCTCAATTCCCTAACTAAGGCGCTGAACGGGGCATCCCGGCCTGACTTTATCGATGACATTCGTGTTACGGAACTGAGTTTAGGCGAGGACTTTCCTATTTTCAGTAACTGTCGTATTATCCCCGTGGATGaagacggccttggcctcgggaATGGCATCAAATTTGATGCCACGGCTGCTGCACGGGATGGAACAAGACTGCAAGCTCGGATGGATGTCGACTTGAGCGACATGCTTACTCTTGCTGTCGAAACAAAACTGCTTCTTAACTACCCGAAGAAGCTATCTGCTGTTCTCCCTGTTGCGCTGGCCGTCTCTGTTGTTCGGTTTAGCGGGACTCTGTCCATTTCCTTTATTCCAAGCAATCCGTCGCAATCGACACCGACAATGATGACTTTCAGTTTTCTAGATGATTACCGATTGGATTTTTCCATCCGCAGCTTGCTTGGGAGCAGATCCAGATTACAAGACGTACCCAAGATTGCCCAGCTAGTCGAGGCTCGGCTGCACAGGTGGTTTGACGAGCGTGCGGTGGAACCCCGCTTCCAAGAGATAGCTCTCCCAAGCTTGTGGCCGAGAAAAAAGAACACCCGAGGACCTGATGATACAATTGTGGATGGAGGCTTGTCTATCAGTCGATCCAAAGGGAAAGATATTGGTCGTGATGTTCGAGATGAGATTTCATGGCGGAAAGAGACATCGACCGAGGACAGAAAATGGGACATGGCGTCGCTGAGGCATCGCAACCCTGTAAAAGATACCGACATACCTGATATACCCGGTTCACCCCATAGCCCTTAG